A window from Pseudomonas sp. Tri1 encodes these proteins:
- a CDS encoding acyl-homoserine-lactone synthase, translating into MNYSPCTYRFSGVSTSVASYSKIPFNTLEQILSIRKLAFIDRKKWDIESYQGSDYEWDEYDDPDAIYIYAHQNDRVTGCVRLRPSSKPTLMSGPLSFILPTEDNRPDSEQCWEATRFALSTDSFATGELTQANVDIRTAALFLSMIKFAQQHNIQTYEIVVDTMMEKILKRSGWAVDRHNTASGSKGEKIIYGTLPCTSTIYEEVLKKNAINRAFVYTQPLVTCRSSGKLHKSLDIGQPLPRRNIPAKIPMHTELQL; encoded by the coding sequence ATGAACTACTCCCCCTGTACCTACCGATTTTCCGGCGTCTCTACCAGCGTCGCAAGTTATTCGAAAATCCCATTCAATACCCTGGAACAAATATTATCCATTCGCAAACTAGCCTTCATCGATAGAAAAAAATGGGACATTGAAAGTTATCAAGGCAGTGATTACGAATGGGATGAATATGACGATCCCGATGCAATCTATATCTACGCCCATCAAAACGACCGAGTTACCGGCTGTGTTCGACTACGCCCCTCCAGTAAGCCGACACTCATGAGTGGCCCCTTAAGCTTTATTCTTCCAACCGAAGACAACAGACCCGATTCGGAACAATGTTGGGAAGCTACGCGCTTCGCACTTTCAACTGACAGCTTTGCCACAGGAGAACTCACTCAAGCTAATGTAGACATTCGCACAGCAGCACTTTTCCTGTCAATGATTAAGTTCGCCCAACAACACAATATACAAACCTATGAAATTGTCGTTGACACCATGATGGAGAAAATCCTGAAGCGTTCCGGATGGGCAGTTGACAGACACAATACCGCGTCAGGTTCAAAGGGCGAAAAAATCATCTACGGCACATTACCCTGCACGTCCACCATTTATGAAGAGGTCCTCAAGAAGAATGCAATAAACCGAGCCTTTGTATATACCCAACCCCTCGTAACCTGCCGTTCGTCAGGCAAACTCCATAAATCCCTGGATATCGGCCAACCCCTTCCCCGCCGAAACATTCCAGCAAAGATCCCCATGCACACTGAGCTACAGCTATAA
- a CDS encoding LysE family transporter, which translates to MSYIVLSLLTVLLVPGPTNSLLLQAGINRGFNPRSMRFVVAEWLAYVIQMTMWGVFIDLLMTDHSWVVIATKIFAVCFLFYISVKLWFSVKDNTPGARAGITVPDLFVATLTNPKGLFFVSFVAPVGTFLSLDSWLSFMLLFTLIIFPVGLVWIAAGAFCGRKLHAIVSGRLLSRAISLVIGLFACGMLFNIATQAGFA; encoded by the coding sequence ATGAGCTATATTGTGCTTTCCCTGTTGACGGTGTTGTTGGTTCCGGGGCCAACGAATTCATTGTTGTTGCAAGCCGGCATAAATCGAGGCTTCAATCCTCGCTCGATGAGGTTCGTCGTAGCGGAGTGGTTGGCGTACGTCATTCAGATGACGATGTGGGGCGTGTTCATAGACCTGTTGATGACCGACCACTCGTGGGTTGTGATCGCAACCAAGATTTTTGCCGTGTGCTTTTTGTTTTATATTTCCGTGAAACTGTGGTTCTCGGTAAAGGACAATACACCTGGTGCAAGAGCGGGTATTACGGTGCCTGATCTGTTTGTTGCGACATTGACCAATCCCAAGGGGTTGTTCTTTGTTTCCTTCGTTGCGCCGGTGGGTACTTTCTTGTCGCTCGATAGTTGGCTGTCATTCATGCTGCTCTTTACCCTGATTATTTTTCCGGTGGGGCTGGTCTGGATTGCGGCAGGAGCATTCTGTGGGCGAAAGTTGCACGCGATTGTATCCGGGCGACTGTTAAGTCGAGCCATTTCTTTGGTGATTGGATTGTTTGCATGTGGCATGCTTTTCAATATCGCAACGCAGGCCGGCTTTGCTTGA
- a CDS encoding LuxR family transcriptional regulator, with amino-acid sequence MLKPVSSHLFHLIQEVENNIAGASEDEYTEILGWIFSRLGINKFAYVHLEPTPFNHSKISIHSNYPSEWVETYRKNSLYKSDPVMANTAVTATPFFWDEIPQEIDNNPEIFDQSAAYGIKQGFTIPLHEPGRSFGSIHLSSEENDPDFPTLIRSNLVIIKTLSIIANQHRPTEASIESNLKLSPREIEFLRWLSLGKNYKEIGLIMNITERTVKFHAKQMTEKLDCINVKQAMFKAVHLNLV; translated from the coding sequence ATGCTCAAGCCCGTCTCAAGCCATCTATTCCATTTAATTCAAGAGGTGGAAAATAATATTGCAGGGGCAAGCGAAGACGAGTACACCGAAATACTCGGCTGGATATTCTCAAGACTGGGGATTAACAAGTTTGCTTATGTCCACCTGGAACCGACACCCTTCAATCATTCCAAGATCTCTATCCACAGTAACTACCCTAGCGAATGGGTGGAAACCTATCGCAAGAATTCACTCTACAAGTCGGACCCCGTCATGGCCAACACAGCCGTTACGGCCACGCCTTTTTTCTGGGATGAAATCCCCCAAGAAATAGATAATAACCCTGAAATATTTGATCAATCAGCCGCCTATGGTATCAAGCAAGGGTTCACCATTCCGCTTCATGAACCTGGCCGATCATTCGGCTCTATCCACTTATCTTCCGAAGAGAATGACCCGGACTTCCCCACCCTCATTCGCTCGAACCTGGTCATCATAAAAACCCTTAGCATCATTGCCAACCAGCACCGCCCCACGGAGGCCAGCATTGAGAGCAATCTCAAGCTATCACCCAGGGAAATTGAATTCTTGCGTTGGCTGTCGCTCGGGAAAAACTATAAGGAAATAGGTCTGATCATGAACATCACCGAACGAACGGTGAAGTTCCATGCCAAGCAAATGACTGAAAAACTGGACTGCATCAATGTCAAGCAAGCGATGTTTAAGGCGGTGCACTTGAACCTCGTTTAG
- a CDS encoding excinuclease ABC subunit UvrA, whose protein sequence is MPPRSGPIPPLPEGTGFVRVRGAREHNLKNVDVDIPRDALVVFTGVSGSGKSSLAFSTLYAEAQRRYFESVAPYARRLIDQVGVPDVDSIEGLPPAVALQQQRGTPSARSSVGSVTTLSSLIRMLYSRAGSYPADQPMLYAEDFSPNTPQGACPECHGLGRVYEVTEASMVPDPSLTIRERAVAAWPMAWQGQNLRDILVTLGYDVDTPWRDLPKKQRDWILFTEETPTVPVYAGLTPAQTRAALKRKLEPSYQGTFSGARRYLLHTFMHSQSAQMRKRVAQYMRASPCPVCEGKRLKRQALTVTFAGLDIAELSHLSLLELAAVLKEVASASYLEQAEESGEVLSHRQTREAREQRAARGDSPHAGGPDARHTPNLSLEKRLAAQRIAAELLERIVTLIDLGLGYLALERSTPTLSSGELQRLRLATQLNSQLFGVIYVLDEPSAGLHPADSEALFEALQRLKAAGNSVFVVEHDLDTMRRADWLIDVGPDAGEQGGQVLYSGPPSGLEQVPESRTRAYLFAEHRTAARSPRKPREWLRLEGITRNNLDNLNADFPLGCFTAVTGISGSGKSSLVSQALLDLVGSHLDQANVSAEADEQSLEDEPVQTSGGRVSAGLDVIKRLVQVDQRPIGRTPRSNLATYTGLFDHVRKLFAATEQAQALGFDAGRFSFNVAKGRCETCEGEGFVSVELLFMPSVYAPCPTCHGARYNPQTLAVSWRGLNISQVLQLTVNQALEVFAEHAAAKRSLQVLQDIGLGYLRLGQPATELSGGEAQRIKLATELQRKARGTTLYVLDEPTNGLHPQDVDRLLVQLNRLVADGHTVVVVEHDMRVVAQSDWVIDIGPGAGAQGGKMVVCGAPETVAGCSESRTAAFLRNALQLEN, encoded by the coding sequence ATGCCCCCACGCTCCGGTCCCATCCCCCCATTGCCTGAAGGCACCGGTTTCGTCCGGGTGCGTGGCGCCCGCGAACACAACCTCAAGAACGTTGACGTCGACATCCCCCGCGATGCCCTGGTGGTGTTTACCGGCGTGTCGGGCTCCGGCAAGTCGTCCCTGGCCTTCTCCACACTCTATGCCGAAGCCCAGCGTCGCTACTTCGAGTCGGTGGCGCCCTATGCGCGACGCCTGATCGACCAGGTCGGCGTACCGGATGTGGACAGCATCGAAGGCTTACCGCCAGCAGTGGCCCTGCAACAACAGCGCGGCACCCCCAGCGCACGCTCCTCGGTGGGCAGCGTCACCACCCTGTCGAGCCTGATCCGCATGCTCTACTCCCGCGCTGGCAGCTACCCGGCCGACCAACCGATGCTCTACGCCGAGGACTTCTCGCCCAACACACCGCAGGGGGCGTGCCCGGAATGCCACGGCCTGGGTCGGGTCTATGAAGTGACCGAAGCGTCCATGGTGCCCGACCCTTCGCTGACCATTCGCGAACGTGCCGTGGCAGCCTGGCCCATGGCGTGGCAGGGCCAGAACCTGCGAGACATCCTGGTGACCCTGGGCTATGACGTCGACACTCCCTGGCGCGACCTGCCGAAAAAGCAACGCGACTGGATTCTCTTCACCGAGGAAACGCCCACCGTACCCGTATACGCCGGACTCACTCCGGCCCAGACCCGCGCGGCTCTTAAACGCAAACTCGAACCCAGCTACCAGGGCACCTTCAGCGGCGCCCGGCGCTATCTGCTACACACATTCATGCACTCCCAAAGCGCCCAGATGCGCAAACGCGTGGCGCAATACATGCGTGCCAGTCCCTGCCCCGTGTGCGAAGGCAAGCGGCTCAAGCGCCAAGCATTGACGGTGACCTTCGCCGGCCTGGACATCGCCGAACTGTCCCACCTGTCTTTGCTGGAGCTGGCTGCGGTACTCAAAGAGGTCGCGTCTGCGAGTTATCTGGAGCAAGCCGAAGAATCGGGGGAAGTCCTCAGCCACCGGCAGACCCGTGAGGCTCGCGAGCAACGCGCCGCCAGAGGCGATAGCCCCCACGCAGGGGGACCGGACGCCCGTCACACGCCCAACCTCTCCCTGGAAAAGCGCCTGGCCGCCCAACGCATCGCTGCAGAACTACTGGAGCGGATCGTCACCCTCATCGACCTCGGCCTTGGTTATCTGGCCCTGGAGCGCAGCACGCCCACGCTGTCCTCCGGCGAACTGCAACGCCTGCGCCTGGCAACCCAGCTCAATTCCCAGCTGTTCGGCGTGATCTACGTACTGGACGAACCCTCCGCCGGCCTGCACCCGGCTGACAGCGAAGCGCTGTTCGAGGCGCTGCAACGCCTGAAGGCGGCAGGCAACTCGGTATTCGTGGTCGAACACGACCTGGACACCATGCGTCGCGCTGACTGGCTGATCGATGTGGGGCCAGATGCGGGTGAACAAGGTGGCCAAGTGCTCTACAGCGGCCCACCCAGCGGGCTTGAGCAGGTGCCTGAGTCACGGACCCGTGCCTACCTGTTCGCCGAGCACCGCACGGCTGCTCGCAGCCCCCGAAAACCACGGGAGTGGCTGCGCCTGGAAGGCATCACACGCAATAATCTGGACAACCTCAACGCAGACTTCCCCCTGGGTTGCTTCACTGCGGTAACCGGTATTTCGGGCTCGGGGAAATCCAGTCTCGTCAGCCAGGCTCTATTGGATCTGGTTGGCTCCCACCTGGACCAAGCCAACGTCAGCGCCGAAGCCGATGAGCAAAGCCTCGAAGACGAACCGGTGCAAACCAGCGGCGGTCGCGTCAGCGCCGGGCTCGACGTCATCAAGCGGCTGGTCCAGGTCGACCAGAGACCCATCGGCCGCACACCGCGCTCCAACCTCGCCACCTACACCGGGCTGTTCGATCACGTGCGCAAACTGTTCGCCGCGACAGAGCAGGCACAGGCGTTGGGATTCGATGCCGGGCGATTTTCCTTCAACGTCGCCAAAGGACGCTGCGAAACCTGTGAAGGCGAGGGCTTTGTCAGCGTGGAGTTGCTGTTCATGCCCAGCGTATACGCACCCTGCCCCACCTGCCATGGAGCACGCTACAACCCGCAGACCCTGGCAGTGAGCTGGCGGGGCTTGAATATTTCCCAAGTGCTGCAACTGACCGTGAACCAAGCGCTCGAGGTGTTTGCCGAGCACGCGGCGGCCAAGCGTTCATTGCAAGTGCTGCAGGATATCGGCCTCGGTTACTTGCGCTTGGGACAACCGGCCACGGAGCTGTCCGGTGGTGAAGCACAGCGGATCAAACTGGCAACCGAGTTGCAGCGCAAAGCCCGGGGAACAACCTTGTATGTGCTGGATGAACCGACTAACGGCCTGCATCCCCAGGACGTGGATCGTCTGCTGGTGCAGTTGAATCGGCTGGTGGCGGACGGTCATACAGTGGTGGTCGTGGAACACGACATGCGGGTCGTGGCGCAAAGTGATTGGGTCATCGATATCGGTCCGGGGGCTGGGGCCCAAGGCGGCAAAATGGTGGTGTGCGGGGCCCCAGAGACCGTGGCCGGATGCAGCGAGAGCCGGACGGCAGCGTTTTTGAGAAACGCATTGCAGCTTGAAAACTAA